One Apostichopus japonicus isolate 1M-3 chromosome 7, ASM3797524v1, whole genome shotgun sequence genomic region harbors:
- the LOC139969598 gene encoding uncharacterized protein, protein MPRRRKKSSRSSRKPPLMFSESPLDMSLRFASPAAGAVNPVTAEIVSLQDQHHTTWVSPQFDPTAPPSERRRRGRRNRKENARTACSQNPNSRKDILADIDNVADENKVCDRRKLDYINSDESLTDIEDQSPEEIGSSNVESDKENCNSDMSLCSLVASCSVLHEKGSFQRTPVTLCNGGRHESSHTKGKKRYCPTCSGSCLALAGDTPVQEYNLRVSERNRRGRLPKTAWEKLMAGT, encoded by the exons ATGCCTCGTAGAAGGAAAAAGAGCAGCCGAAGCAGCCGTAAACCTCCATTGATGTTTTCCGAGAGTCCCCTTGATATGTCTCTACGGTTTGCTAGCCCTGCCGCAGGTGCGGTGAACCCAGTGACAGCTGAAATTGTCTCCCTTCAAGATCAGCACCACACAACTTGG GTTTCACCACAGTTCGATCCTACAGCGCCCCCATCTGAACGCCGAAGGAGGGGCAGAAGAAATCGTAAGGAAAATGCTCGCACAGCCTGTTCTCAGAATCCAAACAGTAGGAAAGATATACTAGCAGATATCGATAACGTAGCAGACGAAAACAAAGTCTGCGATCGTAGGAAGTTAGATTACATCAACAGCGATGAAAGTTTAACAGACATAGAAGATCAAAGTCCAGAGGAAATCGGCTCGAGCAATGTCGAAAGTGACAAGGAAAACTGTAACAGCGATATGAGCCTTTGCTCTCTGGTAGCGTCGTGCTCTGTACTACATGAGAAGGGCTCGTTTCAACGGACTCCTGTCACCTTGTGCAATGGTGGTCGGCACGAGTCCTCCCATACAAAGGGTAAGAAGAGGTACTGCCCGACTTGTTCGGGTTCTTGCTTGGCTCTAGCAGGTGACACACCAGTTCAAGAGTACAATTTAAGAGTttctgaaagaaacagaagaggCAGACTTCCAAAGACTGCCTGGGAGAAGTTGATGGCAGGAACGTGA